From Calditrichota bacterium, one genomic window encodes:
- a CDS encoding OmpH family outer membrane protein, with protein MKSIKVSLITVLLLFMALPVFAQKFAYVHSQKVLTEYQEYKDVQNKLAEIQNKYQAEYDQLVQDYTQQLQEIESQSLLLSPEKKAEKEKMMQTKGMEIEKYKYEKLGPQGEYYRKQAELGQPIIDKVANVIKEIGEADGYDYILDGATGSVVYFKPEYDITDQVIEELNKNKVSTTTTSGKK; from the coding sequence GTGAAATCAATCAAAGTTAGTTTAATTACAGTTCTTTTACTATTTATGGCATTACCTGTTTTTGCTCAAAAATTTGCATATGTTCATTCTCAAAAAGTATTAACTGAATACCAGGAATACAAAGATGTTCAAAATAAACTTGCTGAGATTCAAAATAAATACCAGGCAGAGTATGATCAGCTAGTTCAAGATTATACACAACAGCTACAAGAAATTGAGTCACAAAGTTTGTTGTTAAGCCCAGAAAAAAAGGCTGAAAAAGAAAAAATGATGCAAACCAAAGGAATGGAAATAGAAAAATATAAATACGAAAAACTTGGTCCACAGGGTGAATATTATCGTAAGCAGGCAGAGCTTGGACAGCCAATAATTGATAAAGTTGCAAATGTTATAAAAGAAATTGGCGAAGCGGATGGCTATGATTACATTTTAGACGGCGCCACGGGATCTGTTGTTTATTTTAAACCGGAATACGATATCACAGATCAAGTAATTGAAGAGTTGAACAAAAACAAAGTTTCAACTACTACAACTTCCGGTAAAAAGTAG
- the bamA gene encoding outer membrane protein assembly factor BamA yields MRKFFATFFILFFITILNAQVQQITINSITIEGNTSADASSIRLNSGLTSGMNITGENIQEAIKNLWALRIFEDVQVYVTSQSIDGLDLLIKVKEYPRLNLVNITGFDELDKDEIEDELDTYRGMVVAPYKISKMKKKILKKYREEGFLLATVSIDTSTAKKDRVNLDIEIEEGSEVQIEGIRFHGNTAFEGDDLKDAMEETQEDRWWRSADFDPKKFEEDKNLVVQYYKENGYRDAEVLRDSLSYSDDKQDLFIDIWVHEGNEYHFGMIKFDGNEIFSDEELSAVLDIEKGDIYDQKKYDEGIRDRLQKLYYNQGYLFASIVPQEIPVENDTLNINFSITEANVVRIKEVSIVGNSKTHEKVIRREFKLHPGDKFNSAKLERSIRDLMILNYFSNVQPDVRLIPDDSKNVNLKVEVAEKSTDMANMSAGFSQRDGLIGSLGLTFNNFSLAHPLSGGDGQRLVIDWQFGRIYRSASISFTEPWLFDTPTLGGFSIFDTRTGGGFYPFTRNDTGGSIRLGRRFRWPDNYFRGDWIFRAAKTRISNVDGSLEGFGYRNGNTSQLSLTQIISRDSRNNPEFPTRGTSHSLSVELSGGPFGGEQHFLKTIFSSEWFLPLPANLVLYSHNKYGMINLLKDDTNLLFGEFFYMGGSGLGFAEGLRGYEDGNVGQLVNGSPLGGKSMVKSTLELRFPIAPNPTIFGLFFAEAGNTWQNVGDTNPFELRRSVGAGVRLFMPLVGIIGIDFGYGFDYYDPVTGDPIDGKWKVHFQFGRF; encoded by the coding sequence GTGCGGAAATTTTTCGCGACATTTTTTATTTTATTTTTTATAACAATTTTAAATGCACAAGTTCAGCAAATAACTATTAATTCAATAACAATTGAAGGAAATACAAGTGCTGATGCAAGTTCAATAAGATTGAACTCCGGACTGACATCAGGGATGAATATAACAGGTGAAAATATTCAGGAAGCAATAAAAAACCTTTGGGCTTTAAGGATATTTGAAGATGTTCAGGTCTATGTTACCAGCCAGTCGATTGACGGATTGGACCTTTTAATTAAAGTCAAAGAGTATCCTCGTTTAAACTTGGTTAATATTACTGGATTTGATGAATTAGATAAAGATGAAATTGAAGACGAATTAGATACTTATCGCGGTATGGTAGTTGCCCCGTACAAAATTTCAAAAATGAAAAAGAAAATCCTTAAAAAATATCGGGAAGAAGGTTTTCTGCTTGCGACAGTTTCCATTGATACTTCAACCGCAAAAAAAGACAGGGTTAATTTAGATATTGAAATTGAAGAAGGCTCTGAAGTTCAGATTGAAGGAATCCGCTTCCATGGTAATACTGCTTTTGAAGGTGATGATTTAAAAGATGCAATGGAAGAAACACAGGAAGACCGCTGGTGGAGAAGTGCTGATTTTGATCCCAAGAAATTTGAAGAAGATAAAAATCTTGTTGTCCAATATTACAAAGAAAATGGGTATCGCGATGCCGAAGTATTGAGAGATTCGCTGTCATACAGCGATGATAAGCAAGATCTGTTTATTGATATCTGGGTTCATGAAGGTAATGAATATCACTTCGGAATGATCAAATTTGATGGAAATGAGATATTTTCAGATGAAGAGTTAAGCGCCGTTTTAGATATTGAAAAAGGTGACATTTACGATCAGAAGAAATATGATGAAGGTATTAGAGACCGGCTTCAAAAGCTTTATTACAACCAGGGTTATCTTTTTGCAAGCATAGTTCCACAAGAAATCCCGGTGGAAAACGATACACTAAATATTAATTTTTCTATTACTGAAGCAAATGTTGTACGGATAAAAGAAGTCAGTATTGTTGGCAACTCGAAAACGCATGAGAAAGTAATCCGCAGGGAGTTTAAGCTTCATCCCGGAGATAAATTTAACAGTGCAAAGCTCGAACGTTCAATTCGTGATTTAATGATTCTAAATTATTTTAGCAACGTTCAACCCGATGTGCGTCTTATTCCGGATGATTCTAAAAATGTAAACCTGAAAGTTGAAGTCGCAGAAAAATCTACAGATATGGCAAATATGTCAGCTGGTTTTAGTCAGCGTGATGGGCTTATCGGTAGTCTGGGATTAACTTTCAATAACTTTTCTCTCGCACATCCATTAAGTGGCGGCGATGGACAACGCCTTGTTATTGATTGGCAGTTTGGCCGTATTTATCGATCTGCATCTATCAGTTTCACTGAACCTTGGCTTTTTGATACACCAACTTTAGGCGGGTTTTCTATCTTTGATACACGTACAGGCGGCGGATTTTATCCTTTTACAAGAAATGATACAGGTGGGAGTATTCGTCTTGGAAGACGCTTCCGCTGGCCGGATAACTACTTTAGAGGTGATTGGATTTTCCGAGCTGCAAAAACAAGAATTTCCAATGTTGATGGAAGCCTTGAAGGCTTTGGTTACAGAAACGGTAATACAAGCCAGTTAAGCTTAACCCAGATCATTTCAAGGGATAGCCGCAATAATCCAGAATTCCCGACAAGGGGAACTTCTCATTCTTTATCAGTTGAACTTTCGGGTGGTCCTTTTGGTGGTGAGCAACATTTCCTTAAAACCATTTTTTCATCTGAATGGTTTCTCCCATTACCGGCAAATTTGGTTTTATATTCTCATAATAAATATGGCATGATAAACTTATTAAAAGACGACACAAATCTGCTTTTTGGTGAGTTCTTCTACATGGGTGGTAGCGGCCTTGGCTTTGCTGAAGGCCTTAGAGGATATGAAGACGGAAACGTTGGCCAATTGGTTAATGGCAGCCCACTTGGCGGTAAATCTATGGTTAAATCCACTCTGGAATTGCGTTTCCCAATTGCACCAAACCCAACTATTTTTGGATTGTTTTTTGCAGAAGCAGGAAATACATGGCAAAATGTTGGTGATACAAATCCATTTGAATTAAGGCGATCTGTTGGGGCAGGCGTGCGTTTATTTATGCCACTTGTGGGTATAATCGGGATAGATTTTGGTTACGGTTTTGATTATTATGATCCGGTGACAGGTGATCCTATTGATGGAAAATGGAAAGTTCACTTTCAATTTGGAAGGTTTTAA
- the lpxD gene encoding UDP-3-O-(3-hydroxymyristoyl)glucosamine N-acyltransferase produces the protein MKLIEIAKHLNGELSGPEDIEISGPAKIDSAKDGEITFLANPKYKHFIKSTSASAIVVDTSAGEISMPHIKVENAYMGFLLLLKLFEPKKVLDFEGISPKSEISESAKIGEVCNVGPFVFIGSNSRIGDNCTFYPGVKILDNVSIGSNTILYPNVSIRERCVIGDNVILHDGVVVGSDGFGFAPHDGKYIKIPQIGNVVVEDNVEIGANTTIDRATLGSTIIKEGVKLDNLVQIAHNCIVNEHTVIAAQTGIAGSTEVGKNVTIGGQAGIGGHLKLGDESIIAGQAGVTKDTPKKSILMGMPAIPIMQKKRIEASVKHLPENTKKLHQLETEVLDLKNKISELEKGNDQ, from the coding sequence ATGAAGCTTATAGAAATTGCAAAACATCTAAACGGAGAACTTTCTGGCCCGGAGGATATTGAAATATCCGGACCTGCAAAAATAGATTCTGCCAAAGATGGCGAAATTACTTTTTTAGCAAACCCTAAATATAAGCATTTTATTAAATCAACAAGTGCAAGCGCCATTGTTGTTGATACCAGTGCCGGTGAAATTTCGATGCCTCATATAAAAGTTGAAAACGCTTATATGGGGTTTCTTCTTTTATTGAAACTATTCGAACCAAAAAAAGTCTTAGACTTCGAGGGAATTTCTCCAAAATCTGAAATATCAGAAAGTGCAAAAATAGGGGAAGTCTGCAACGTTGGGCCGTTTGTTTTTATTGGTTCAAATTCGAGAATTGGTGATAACTGTACTTTTTATCCCGGTGTAAAAATATTGGATAATGTTTCGATAGGAAGTAATACAATTCTTTATCCTAATGTTTCAATCCGTGAGCGCTGTGTTATTGGTGACAATGTAATTCTGCATGATGGGGTTGTTGTTGGTAGCGATGGATTTGGTTTTGCACCACATGATGGTAAATATATAAAAATCCCACAGATTGGAAATGTTGTAGTTGAAGACAATGTTGAAATTGGTGCTAATACGACTATCGACAGAGCCACTCTTGGTTCAACAATAATAAAAGAAGGTGTTAAACTAGATAATCTTGTTCAGATTGCACATAATTGCATAGTAAATGAGCATACGGTAATCGCAGCCCAAACCGGTATTGCAGGTAGTACGGAAGTTGGGAAGAACGTAACAATTGGTGGTCAGGCAGGAATAGGTGGACATTTGAAACTTGGAGATGAATCGATCATTGCCGGACAAGCAGGGGTAACTAAAGATACTCCCAAAAAATCCATTTTGATGGGGATGCCAGCCATACCAATAATGCAAAAGAAACGTATTGAAGCGAGTGTTAAACATCTGCCAGAAAACACTAAGAAGCTACACCAACTTGAGACTGAAGTTTTGGATTTGAAAAACAAAATATCTGAATTAGAAAAAGGAAATGACCAATAA
- a CDS encoding (Fe-S)-binding protein: MNPTASTIGLILYSIILAVSLAAFGFFVYRRFVILKASQNEPILRWDNIGKRIITVLQFFVGQGRILDRRFFVAGLMHAFIFWGFLAVSINTIHLVVGGLVHGFHLPLLGPGSFLGDIYTVFRDVFEVIVLVMVIYALFRRLVLKPKRVTLSGEAILVLLLIGILMLTDFISGGVKVVAGIQTELSPMSQAFSSFFAGQSADTLALIHDASWWIHVLSLFLFLNLLPNSKHFHVITSLPNVFLRRFSYGALRHIDLEEAENFGVSQIEQSSWKDILDIYTCTECGRCQDVCPAYNTGKMLSPKEINIKSRHHLYEEKTPFLLQLAKQKEGTKEYVGKALVGEVIESEMLWACTTCKACEEACPLFIEYIDRIVDMRRYLVLEEGDMAPELATTYKNLENQGNPWGLASSTRDEWAEGMNVPQITEDTEVLYWIGCSGSFDDRNVKVTKSMIKILNAAGTNYGILGKKESCTGDPARRSGNEYLYQMLAMTNIETLNNLKFKKIITQCPHCYNTLKNEYPQLGGNYEVVHHSQFISDLIDRGLIKQVEQQVEKTTFHDPCYLGRHNEEYDAPRDSLKASGANLVEMDRSKNNGFCCGAGGAQMWKEEEAGNEPVRQARFKEARETGAETIATGCPFCMTMMTDASKELESEMEVKDIAEIVAEKLV, translated from the coding sequence ATGAACCCGACAGCAAGCACAATTGGATTAATTTTATATTCTATAATTTTAGCTGTATCGTTAGCCGCTTTTGGATTCTTTGTGTACAGACGTTTTGTAATTCTTAAGGCTTCTCAAAATGAACCAATCTTACGTTGGGATAATATTGGCAAGAGAATTATTACTGTATTACAGTTTTTTGTTGGACAGGGACGGATTCTGGACAGACGTTTTTTTGTTGCAGGATTAATGCATGCTTTTATTTTCTGGGGATTTTTGGCTGTGAGTATTAATACAATTCATCTGGTCGTTGGTGGATTGGTTCATGGATTTCATTTACCATTACTTGGACCGGGATCATTTTTGGGTGACATATATACGGTTTTCAGGGATGTGTTTGAAGTAATTGTTTTAGTAATGGTTATATATGCCTTGTTTCGCAGATTGGTTTTAAAACCTAAGCGGGTAACCTTGTCAGGTGAAGCTATCCTTGTCCTTTTGTTGATTGGTATTTTAATGCTTACCGATTTTATTTCCGGTGGTGTAAAGGTTGTGGCCGGTATCCAAACTGAGCTATCTCCAATGAGCCAGGCATTTAGCTCATTTTTTGCCGGGCAAAGCGCTGATACTTTGGCATTAATACATGACGCTTCCTGGTGGATTCATGTTTTATCTTTATTTCTCTTTCTTAACCTGCTGCCAAATTCAAAACACTTTCATGTAATCACTTCACTGCCAAATGTTTTCTTACGCCGGTTTAGCTATGGAGCTTTGCGGCATATTGATCTTGAAGAGGCTGAAAATTTTGGTGTTTCACAAATTGAACAGAGCTCATGGAAAGACATTCTTGATATTTATACATGCACCGAATGTGGGCGTTGCCAGGATGTCTGCCCTGCATATAACACAGGTAAAATGCTTAGCCCAAAAGAAATTAATATAAAATCCCGTCATCATCTATATGAAGAAAAGACACCGTTTTTACTGCAATTGGCAAAACAAAAAGAGGGTACAAAAGAATATGTTGGTAAAGCACTGGTTGGTGAAGTAATAGAAAGTGAGATGTTGTGGGCTTGTACAACTTGCAAAGCGTGTGAAGAAGCTTGTCCGTTGTTTATTGAATATATCGACCGCATTGTAGATATGCGCCGCTACCTTGTTTTAGAAGAAGGGGACATGGCACCGGAATTGGCCACTACCTATAAAAACTTGGAAAACCAGGGTAATCCGTGGGGTTTGGCATCGAGTACCAGGGATGAGTGGGCTGAAGGAATGAATGTACCTCAAATTACAGAAGATACAGAAGTCCTTTATTGGATTGGTTGCTCCGGTTCATTTGACGACCGCAATGTTAAAGTAACAAAATCAATGATAAAAATATTGAATGCAGCAGGGACAAATTATGGAATTTTAGGCAAAAAAGAATCGTGTACAGGTGATCCGGCAAGACGATCCGGAAATGAATATTTGTACCAGATGCTGGCTATGACAAATATTGAAACGTTGAATAATCTGAAATTCAAAAAAATCATAACTCAGTGTCCACATTGCTACAATACTTTGAAAAATGAATACCCTCAATTGGGCGGGAACTATGAGGTTGTCCATCATTCGCAATTTATCAGTGATTTGATTGACCGGGGATTAATTAAGCAGGTTGAACAACAAGTTGAGAAAACTACTTTTCATGATCCTTGCTATTTAGGCCGCCATAATGAAGAGTATGATGCACCGCGTGATTCGCTTAAAGCAAGCGGTGCTAATCTTGTTGAAATGGATCGATCAAAAAATAATGGATTTTGTTGTGGTGCCGGAGGTGCCCAGATGTGGAAAGAAGAAGAAGCCGGTAATGAACCGGTTCGCCAGGCGCGTTTTAAAGAAGCCCGGGAAACAGGCGCAGAAACCATCGCAACAGGCTGTCCTTTTTGTATGACGATGATGACGGATGCTTCCAAAGAATTGGAATCAGAAATGGAAGTGAAAGACATCGCAGAAATTGTTGCAGAAAAATTAGTATAG
- a CDS encoding DUF748 domain-containing protein, translated as MKKTIIITCLILSFLGLFFVSLPALLKVTGYDTPLKNYLIDKIFAEQGHQLDLQKIEIGLGKFEISEISFLSSNEQVELLIEQIVIDFNLSDFIKNPSNPQNAIREIYLNQPRLIIHQVSSVKEPVIKDSSNLDIFAQIERLNQFNNLRVNNGKIIYENSEGSFIAYAQNLNGWLNSTRKKDLVLNVKGNIFSTEDENFKLNLLVDKKKQDFVSRIDIVEYSFEESIINHFVEKLVIEGSLAGFMVLRGNISKLDSVMIIGSLDLKNMAASYQDEYADNINFNVKIEDNKLEISKGNLNYKNHPLNITGTIENVFAPELYGEVDTKNFPLSAFQNYIRKEIFDSSTVDLRLAYHLGLDNYDIKGSLSSRDITVYKNPIEKVITNFKFSDKGIQLPSILINDHDLSISGNGFYGYDDDKLNINVAGGYQSGEHVLFDRLSQAAHSFNLKLNVDLSSGKSDGNWDYNLAGFDTLLSLNGNVIGDSNTLQINLTESNSSNLKGSIRIADYLTQPNIKSAFFENFPFSKFSSDKIVTSIFDKIDTKGLLYGTVNDLHGQVQVRDRSSADTIFTLSTNLINVLEPHKKLIGKINLKNLNGSYEADFTENFFGSQINFEEGIAGNFYLDLEKQANQLQGEITINDFKIIRALSNSSNDDYRYQGEINGDILFGGSLKEPWMKADLRGDKFVLNDIGYYQPEVKFTADRTRFIADSVKISHNNIELLNGNLEWGLLNNHISGYFSGQGIEIPSLIKSFNLDETLVTGSADYEVNLKGTVKQPYVEANVSLANGTLDGIEYDNLELILLDNIPAEGSVVNYDDHKIELQRLFIEKQGYYHLNSVGTFPLNSKDDVDLLINFDGDILDLLPHWEPFFLDGASLSDISLKFKGTSDEIYLVAADINIDRGELWMNSVAPYVHDISGRILLEEGSNKVNIENLNAYVDDNYLNINTVRDIKTQSGKQLEHWFFKGLNLDFGILALETSDDGVNLNIPGIMRETSFGKLDLSGKTEQEKFYFAGPVKHPLGYGIVTLNEATITYPFIVSKNPNKKPSTAAQFLSNMEWDATVKSGEDVVYLREIPAYIDNVNAEITVDESSEGLHFSGIINKGTFRPIGSLVSTRGRLEYLDQNFKVDRFALDFPRGKDLPDVSGRAWTTIRDSVGAIPKTIYLQLYTLDSKTGQTKQSGDWQDFKFKLVSADPTMGETQEQVLAYLGYSVENFREKATNVGGALTEKYLIRPLLRPIERVLERSLGMDLVRFNSSIARNLFYSSVGRQLNNHDTNPFINPISSDLPYLFLMSSSEVTVGKYLNENLYLTYTGQLVSLYDDAESSFDFNHSLGLEYRFFRNMLVEFEWDRELLGYYNIANQRQYLEDFKIRLRHSFSF; from the coding sequence ATGAAAAAAACTATTATCATAACGTGCCTCATTCTTTCTTTTCTCGGGCTGTTTTTTGTTTCGCTTCCCGCTTTGTTGAAAGTAACTGGCTATGACACACCATTAAAAAACTATCTAATTGATAAAATATTTGCTGAGCAGGGACACCAGCTTGATCTGCAAAAAATAGAAATTGGGTTGGGGAAATTCGAAATTAGTGAAATATCTTTTCTTTCTTCCAATGAACAGGTCGAATTGCTTATAGAACAAATTGTGATCGATTTTAATCTGTCGGATTTTATTAAAAACCCATCGAATCCTCAAAATGCAATCAGGGAAATATATTTAAATCAACCTCGCCTCATCATCCACCAGGTTAGTAGTGTAAAAGAACCGGTTATTAAAGACAGCTCAAATTTGGATATCTTTGCCCAGATAGAGAGGTTAAATCAATTCAATAATTTACGGGTAAATAATGGCAAAATTATATATGAAAACAGTGAAGGAAGTTTTATTGCCTACGCTCAAAATTTAAATGGCTGGTTAAATTCCACACGTAAAAAAGATTTAGTCCTAAACGTGAAAGGGAATATTTTTTCTACAGAGGATGAGAATTTTAAATTAAACCTGCTTGTAGATAAAAAGAAACAAGATTTTGTCTCAAGAATTGATATAGTAGAATACTCTTTTGAAGAATCAATTATAAATCATTTTGTTGAAAAATTGGTTATTGAAGGTTCTTTGGCAGGATTTATGGTATTAAGAGGTAATATTTCCAAACTTGATTCTGTTATGATAATCGGAAGTCTGGATTTAAAAAATATGGCAGCTTCTTACCAGGATGAATATGCGGATAATATAAATTTTAATGTAAAGATTGAAGATAATAAACTTGAAATTAGTAAGGGAAATCTTAATTATAAAAATCATCCCTTAAATATAACCGGCACAATTGAAAATGTGTTTGCCCCGGAATTATACGGTGAAGTTGATACTAAAAACTTTCCATTAAGTGCATTTCAGAATTACATCCGCAAAGAAATATTTGATAGCAGCACCGTTGATTTGAGACTTGCTTATCATTTGGGGCTTGATAATTATGACATTAAAGGAAGCCTAAGCTCGAGGGACATCACAGTTTATAAAAATCCAATAGAGAAAGTTATTACAAATTTTAAGTTTTCAGATAAAGGAATACAATTACCTTCAATTTTAATAAATGATCATGATTTATCCATAAGCGGCAACGGTTTTTATGGATATGATGATGACAAACTGAATATCAATGTAGCGGGTGGATATCAATCGGGTGAACATGTTTTATTTGATAGACTTAGCCAGGCAGCCCATAGTTTTAACTTAAAACTAAATGTTGATTTGAGTTCAGGAAAATCAGATGGAAATTGGGATTATAACCTGGCAGGATTTGATACCCTGCTTTCTTTAAACGGAAATGTAATTGGTGATTCGAACACACTTCAAATAAATCTTACAGAATCAAACAGCAGCAATTTAAAGGGAAGTATTAGAATCGCTGATTATTTAACGCAGCCAAATATCAAATCTGCTTTTTTTGAAAATTTTCCATTTTCGAAATTTTCTTCGGATAAAATAGTAACATCAATCTTTGATAAAATTGATACAAAGGGTTTGTTGTATGGTACTGTAAATGATCTTCACGGGCAGGTTCAGGTACGTGATCGATCTTCTGCGGACACTATTTTTACTTTGTCAACAAATTTAATAAATGTTTTGGAACCCCATAAAAAATTAATTGGGAAAATCAATTTAAAAAACTTAAACGGCAGTTATGAAGCTGATTTCACTGAAAACTTTTTTGGTAGTCAAATAAACTTTGAAGAAGGAATTGCCGGTAATTTTTATTTAGACTTGGAAAAACAAGCTAATCAGCTACAAGGCGAAATTACTATTAACGATTTTAAAATAATCCGGGCTTTGTCAAACTCCTCAAATGATGATTACAGATACCAAGGTGAAATAAATGGGGATATTTTATTCGGGGGAAGCTTAAAGGAACCCTGGATGAAAGCCGACCTGAGAGGAGACAAATTTGTTCTAAATGATATTGGCTATTATCAACCGGAAGTAAAATTCACTGCTGATCGTACGCGATTTATTGCTGACTCAGTAAAAATTTCCCATAACAATATTGAGCTATTAAACGGTAATTTAGAATGGGGATTGTTAAATAATCATATTTCCGGATATTTTAGTGGCCAGGGAATTGAAATTCCGTCTTTGATAAAAAGTTTTAATTTGGATGAAACTCTGGTAACAGGCTCTGCTGATTATGAAGTCAATTTAAAAGGAACTGTAAAACAGCCTTATGTAGAAGCAAATGTTTCATTGGCAAATGGAACGCTGGATGGTATTGAATATGACAATTTGGAATTAATACTTTTAGATAATATTCCGGCGGAAGGCAGTGTTGTTAACTACGATGACCATAAAATAGAACTCCAAAGATTGTTTATTGAGAAGCAAGGATATTATCATCTAAATAGTGTTGGTACATTTCCACTTAATTCCAAAGATGACGTTGATCTGCTTATTAATTTTGATGGAGATATTTTAGACTTGCTTCCCCATTGGGAACCTTTCTTTCTCGATGGTGCATCTCTTTCTGATATTTCATTAAAATTTAAAGGCACTTCCGATGAAATTTACCTTGTTGCAGCAGATATAAATATAGATCGCGGTGAATTGTGGATGAACTCTGTTGCACCCTATGTGCATGATATTAGTGGGCGGATACTTTTAGAAGAAGGCTCTAACAAAGTTAATATTGAAAATTTAAATGCATATGTTGACGATAATTATCTCAATATTAATACAGTTCGAGATATCAAAACTCAATCCGGTAAACAGCTTGAACATTGGTTCTTCAAAGGGCTGAACCTCGATTTTGGCATCCTTGCATTGGAAACAAGTGATGATGGCGTAAACCTAAATATTCCTGGGATTATGCGCGAAACGAGTTTTGGAAAACTGGATTTGTCCGGTAAAACAGAACAAGAGAAGTTTTATTTTGCAGGACCCGTAAAGCACCCGCTTGGTTACGGAATTGTAACGCTCAATGAAGCCACAATTACATATCCTTTTATTGTAAGTAAAAATCCTAATAAAAAACCATCAACAGCAGCTCAGTTTCTAAGCAATATGGAATGGGATGCTACTGTAAAATCTGGTGAAGATGTTGTTTACCTTAGGGAAATACCTGCTTATATAGATAACGTTAATGCGGAAATAACAGTTGATGAAAGCAGCGAAGGTTTGCATTTTTCGGGTATTATAAATAAAGGAACTTTCAGACCAATTGGAAGCCTCGTTTCTACTCGCGGGCGTCTTGAATACCTCGACCAGAATTTCAAAGTTGACCGGTTTGCATTGGATTTTCCACGGGGTAAAGATTTGCCTGATGTTTCCGGAAGGGCATGGACTACAATCCGCGATAGTGTTGGGGCAATTCCGAAAACAATATATTTACAATTATATACTCTGGATTCTAAAACAGGGCAAACAAAACAATCGGGTGATTGGCAGGATTTTAAATTTAAGTTAGTCTCCGCTGACCCTACAATGGGCGAAACTCAGGAACAAGTATTGGCATACCTGGGTTACTCTGTAGAAAATTTCAGAGAAAAGGCTACAAATGTTGGTGGCGCGCTTACAGAAAAATACCTTATTCGGCCATTGTTAAGGCCAATTGAGCGTGTTTTAGAGCGTAGCCTGGGGATGGATTTGGTCCGGTTTAATTCCAGCATTGCACGAAACTTGTTTTACAGCAGTGTCGGAAGGCAATTGAACAATCATGACACAAATCCGTTTATAAATCCAATTTCAAGCGATCTGCCGTACTTGTTTTTAATGTCAAGCTCAGAAGTAACAGTTGGCAAATATTTAAATGAAAACCTTTATTTAACTTATACCGGCCAACTTGTATCATTGTATGATGACGCTGAAAGCAGCTTTGATTTTAACCATTCTTTAGGGCTGGAATACCGATTTTTTAGAAATATGCTGGTAGAGTTTGAGTGGGACAGAGAGTTACTTGGATATTATAATATTGCTAATCAAAGGCAGTATTTAGAAGACTTTAAAATTAGACTTAGACATTCATTTTCATTTTAA
- the def gene encoding peptide deformylase, producing the protein MLKLRLIGDPILRRETEEVQVFDQSLKDFVKQMIKKMHREDGIGLAAPQIGHSKKVLVVDISAIEEEAEPQAFINPEIVEGIGASVVEEGCLSIPEVREDVERPETIKLKYLDENGDSFENEFDGWMARVLQHEIDHLNGVLFVDLISPIKRQLLISQKMIPEKY; encoded by the coding sequence ATGCTGAAACTACGACTTATTGGCGATCCAATTCTCCGCAGGGAAACTGAAGAGGTACAGGTTTTTGACCAATCCTTAAAAGATTTTGTAAAGCAAATGATAAAAAAGATGCATCGAGAGGATGGCATTGGTCTGGCCGCACCTCAAATTGGCCATTCTAAAAAAGTGCTTGTTGTTGATATTTCAGCAATTGAGGAAGAGGCAGAACCACAAGCATTTATCAATCCTGAAATTGTCGAGGGAATAGGCGCTTCTGTTGTGGAAGAGGGTTGTCTCTCCATTCCGGAAGTTCGCGAAGATGTTGAACGGCCTGAGACAATTAAGTTGAAATATCTTGATGAAAACGGTGACAGTTTTGAAAACGAGTTTGATGGATGGATGGCCCGAGTGCTTCAGCATGAAATAGATCATTTAAATGGCGTCTTATTTGTAGATTTAATCAGCCCCATAAAAAGACAGCTTCTAATCAGCCAAAAAATGATCCCTGAAAAATATTAG
- the erpA gene encoding iron-sulfur cluster insertion protein ErpA has protein sequence MITVSDKAVGKIRDILGAEQKPDGFIRVGIKGGGCSGFTYILDIEENQAESDQIFDYGGVKVLIDAKSIVYLAGTELDYTDGLNGSGFVFNNPNAQKTCGCGSSFAV, from the coding sequence ATGATTACAGTAAGCGACAAAGCAGTTGGTAAAATAAGAGACATATTAGGCGCTGAGCAAAAACCAGATGGGTTTATCCGCGTTGGTATTAAAGGCGGCGGTTGTTCAGGTTTTACTTATATTTTAGATATAGAAGAAAACCAGGCAGAAAGTGATCAGATTTTTGACTATGGTGGTGTTAAAGTATTAATTGATGCGAAAAGTATTGTCTATTTAGCTGGCACTGAACTTGATTATACTGATGGCCTAAATGGTTCCGGGTTTGTTTTTAATAATCCAAATGCTCAAAAAACATGTGGTTGTGGTAGCTCGTTCGCTGTTTAA